A section of the Verrucomicrobium sp. GAS474 genome encodes:
- a CDS encoding inositol monophosphatase family protein, with the protein MSYPLPPLALEKAVEAARAAGLRQKEALGSEKAVDLATDHDVKLRLDCECQEQITAMLLAAFPDHSVFGEEGGSEYGVTEWQWIVDPIDGTVNFFHNFPHFCAAIALQHKGESVLAVTYDPNRDEVFTAVKGGGAFVNGKRLAASDRATLKEAMVSTGFSKGKNVVDESIALVTFYGLNAQKLRMNGSAALDLAYVAAGRLDIYLERSIRLWDVAGGVLLVREAGGAIELEPYGTEPHTFTLIASNGKVPPKRWGE; encoded by the coding sequence ATGAGCTACCCCCTTCCCCCCCTGGCCCTCGAAAAGGCCGTCGAGGCGGCCCGCGCCGCCGGTCTCCGCCAGAAGGAGGCCCTCGGCTCCGAGAAGGCCGTCGACCTCGCGACCGATCACGACGTGAAGCTCCGCCTCGATTGCGAATGCCAGGAGCAGATCACCGCGATGCTCCTCGCGGCCTTCCCCGACCACTCCGTCTTCGGCGAGGAGGGCGGGAGCGAGTACGGCGTCACCGAATGGCAGTGGATCGTCGACCCGATCGACGGGACGGTGAACTTCTTCCACAACTTCCCCCACTTCTGCGCTGCCATCGCCCTCCAGCACAAGGGCGAGAGCGTCCTCGCCGTCACCTACGACCCGAACCGGGACGAGGTCTTCACTGCCGTCAAGGGCGGCGGCGCCTTCGTCAACGGGAAGCGCCTCGCCGCCAGCGACCGGGCGACGCTCAAGGAGGCGATGGTCTCGACCGGCTTCTCGAAGGGAAAGAACGTCGTCGACGAGAGCATCGCCCTCGTCACCTTCTACGGGCTCAACGCCCAGAAGCTGCGGATGAACGGCAGCGCGGCCCTCGACCTGGCCTACGTCGCCGCCGGACGCCTCGACATCTACCTGGAGCGGAGCATCCGCCTTTGGGACGTCGCGGGCGGCGTCCTCTTGGTGCGCGAGGCGGGCGGGGCGATCGAGCTCGAGCCCTATGGGACGGAGCCGCATACGTTCACGCTGATCGCCAGCAACGGCAAGGTTCCGCCGAAGCGGTGGGGGGAGTAG
- a CDS encoding BsuPI-related putative proteinase inhibitor translates to MVRLRLLASVLILASPLSLPAVDISPSRDNAPNSRDTPTGAGRFSIFDGDPARIQKANSIDFNDFKPTLDVDPSGLALSSYTSDASGAHLLKVVFNVKNMGKRTYTLSFPTSQRFELLFKNPAGQVVYKWSLDKRFLDEVGMLMINPTDQVGYTETIPLDKLYAPLIAGTYTVDLRLSNYPEIGASAPFKVSP, encoded by the coding sequence ATGGTTCGCCTTCGTCTGCTCGCTTCGGTCCTGATCCTGGCCTCCCCCCTCTCCCTGCCCGCCGTCGACATCAGCCCCAGCCGGGACAATGCCCCGAACTCCCGCGACACCCCGACGGGCGCGGGCCGCTTCAGCATCTTCGATGGCGATCCGGCCCGGATCCAGAAGGCCAATTCGATCGATTTCAACGACTTCAAGCCGACCCTCGACGTCGACCCCTCGGGCCTCGCCCTGTCCTCCTACACCTCGGACGCCTCGGGCGCCCACCTGCTGAAGGTCGTCTTCAACGTGAAGAACATGGGAAAGCGGACCTACACCCTCTCCTTCCCCACCTCGCAGCGGTTTGAGCTGCTGTTCAAGAATCCCGCCGGGCAGGTCGTCTACAAGTGGTCCCTCGACAAGCGTTTCCTCGACGAGGTCGGGATGCTGATGATCAACCCGACCGATCAGGTCGGCTACACGGAAACGATCCCGCTCGACAAGCTCTACGCCCCGCTCATCGCCGGGACCTACACCGTCGACCTCCGCCTCTCGAACTATCCCGAGATCGGGGCCTCCGCCCCGTTCAAGGTCTCGCCTTGA